The bacterium genome has a segment encoding these proteins:
- a CDS encoding Gfo/Idh/MocA family oxidoreductase: MSTQSRRTFLGTALAAGALTAGCAKAKPKVKLPEFRDKAPDGPLLKAALVGCGGRGTGAAINFLKAGPNLQVTAMADTFKDRIDEARKKIQEETGQVVPEETCFVGFDAYQKALDSGIDVMIHATPPHFRPMHFAAAVKAGKHVFIEKPVAVDPVGVKSVIETAGLAKTKGLVVVSGTCYRHQRQVIETYRRFLDGAIGDVLAARCYFNVGQLWYRERQEGWSDMEWMIRDWVNWCWLSGDHIVEQHVHNLDTISMYLGMHPVKAVGFGSRQRRVTGNQYDNFAVDFEYENGLHLSSMCRQIDGCTNNVSDFLVGTKGATNCHDTIYNRDGSIAWKFEVKKEEKDPKAKESEKEPVISMYDQEHIDLVTAIRTGEPVNEIVATAESTLMGIMGRISAYTGKETTWQEMLDSDLRLGPTEYAMGPAQIDTTIPVPGGPKG, from the coding sequence ATGAGCACACAATCGCGCAGAACATTTCTCGGAACCGCCCTCGCCGCAGGCGCACTGACAGCCGGATGCGCAAAGGCAAAGCCGAAGGTCAAACTCCCCGAATTCCGCGACAAGGCGCCGGATGGTCCCCTGCTGAAAGCGGCGCTTGTCGGATGCGGAGGACGAGGCACAGGCGCGGCGATCAATTTCCTCAAAGCCGGACCGAACCTTCAGGTGACCGCTATGGCGGATACGTTCAAGGATCGTATCGACGAAGCGCGCAAGAAGATTCAGGAGGAAACGGGGCAGGTCGTTCCCGAGGAAACCTGCTTTGTCGGGTTCGATGCCTACCAGAAAGCGCTCGACTCCGGCATCGATGTCATGATCCATGCGACTCCGCCTCATTTCCGTCCCATGCATTTCGCCGCCGCTGTCAAAGCGGGCAAGCATGTGTTCATCGAAAAACCGGTGGCTGTCGATCCTGTCGGGGTGAAATCGGTCATCGAGACCGCCGGGCTGGCAAAAACGAAGGGCCTGGTCGTCGTATCCGGCACCTGCTACCGTCACCAGCGGCAGGTGATCGAGACATACCGCCGTTTTCTCGACGGCGCAATCGGGGATGTCCTCGCCGCCCGGTGCTACTTCAATGTCGGTCAGCTCTGGTACCGTGAGCGTCAGGAGGGCTGGTCGGACATGGAATGGATGATCCGCGACTGGGTCAACTGGTGCTGGCTCTCAGGCGACCACATTGTAGAGCAGCATGTTCACAACCTCGACACCATCAGCATGTATCTCGGCATGCACCCCGTCAAGGCAGTGGGTTTCGGCTCCCGTCAGCGCCGTGTCACCGGCAACCAGTACGACAATTTCGCCGTCGATTTCGAGTACGAAAACGGGCTCCACCTCTCCAGCATGTGCCGTCAGATCGACGGGTGCACCAACAATGTCTCGGATTTCCTCGTGGGTACGAAAGGCGCGACCAACTGCCATGACACCATCTACAACCGTGACGGCTCCATTGCATGGAAATTCGAGGTCAAGAAGGAAGAAAAAGATCCGAAGGCCAAGGAAAGCGAAAAAGAACCCGTCATCTCGATGTACGACCAGGAGCACATCGACCTCGTCACCGCCATCCGCACCGGCGAACCGGTCAACGAAATCGTCGCAACCGCCGAATCGACCCTGATGGGAATCATGGGCCGTATTTCCGCATACACCGGCAAGGAGACCACCTGGCAGGAAATGCTCGATTCCGACCTCAGGCTCGGCCCCACCGAATACGCCATGGGTCCCGCCCAGATCGACACGACCATCCCGGTACCGGGAGGACCAAAAGGGTAA
- a CDS encoding 4-phosphoerythronate dehydrogenase, translating into MRIVADENIPYAREAFSGLGDVTLVHGRNIPSLRNCDALIVRSITKVNEALLAGTPVRFVGTSTIGYDHIDREYLETHDIGFASAPGSNSNSVSEYVTAALLVYAHDRGIRLEGKSIGVIGIGNVGSKVARKCAELGMTVLKNDPPLKDATGDPAFLPLEEVLTADFITLHVPLVKDGKYPTFHMVNRDFTDAVHGVLINSSRGSVVDETALHGALGRNIEAAILDVWENEPHIDRSLAEKVYGTPHIAGYSFDGKVNGTQMMYDAVCRHFGIEPTWKAAGVLPPGKRITCSGAHDEDCIRDAVLQVYDIRKDFATFRQSMAEFDRLRKEYPVRREFPTTEVVPGECSSAAEKLRGLGFVVV; encoded by the coding sequence ATGAGAATTGTTGCCGACGAGAATATCCCCTATGCCCGCGAAGCCTTTTCAGGACTCGGCGATGTGACCCTTGTCCACGGCAGAAACATCCCCTCGCTCAGGAACTGCGACGCGCTGATCGTCCGCTCGATAACGAAGGTCAATGAAGCCTTGCTGGCAGGCACACCGGTTCGTTTTGTCGGCACATCGACCATCGGATACGATCATATCGACCGTGAGTATCTGGAGACTCACGACATCGGTTTCGCGAGCGCGCCGGGCTCGAATTCAAACTCTGTCTCGGAATATGTCACTGCGGCGCTGCTCGTCTACGCGCACGACAGAGGCATCAGGCTCGAGGGGAAATCCATCGGCGTCATCGGTATCGGAAATGTCGGGAGCAAGGTCGCCCGAAAGTGCGCGGAGCTCGGCATGACCGTGCTCAAAAACGATCCCCCGCTGAAGGATGCGACCGGAGACCCCGCTTTTCTGCCGCTCGAAGAGGTGCTCACGGCTGATTTTATCACGCTCCATGTACCGCTCGTGAAAGACGGCAAATATCCCACCTTTCACATGGTCAACAGGGATTTCACCGACGCCGTCCACGGTGTGCTCATCAACAGCTCCCGAGGCAGCGTCGTCGACGAGACAGCTCTCCACGGCGCGCTCGGCAGAAACATAGAAGCCGCGATTCTCGATGTGTGGGAGAACGAGCCGCACATCGACCGCAGCCTGGCGGAAAAGGTTTACGGGACGCCGCATATCGCGGGTTATTCCTTCGACGGGAAGGTCAACGGGACACAGATGATGTACGATGCGGTATGCAGGCATTTCGGAATAGAGCCGACATGGAAAGCCGCCGGGGTCCTGCCTCCCGGAAAGCGTATAACCTGCTCCGGAGCGCATGATGAGGACTGCATCCGCGATGCTGTCCTTCAGGTGTACGATATCCGTAAGGATTTCGCGACATTCCGGCAGTCCATGGCCGAATTCGACCGTCTGCGGAAAGAATATCCCGTGCGTCGAGAGTTTCCGACCACCGAGGTAGTTCCCGGAGAGTGCAGCTCCGCCGCTGAAAAGCTGCGCGGGCTCGGATTTGTGGTGGTTTGA
- a CDS encoding SUMF1/EgtB/PvdO family nonheme iron enzyme, with amino-acid sequence MRFCVFVAFLMVFSCAGAVLGENDRFVTISGASYRVTDGRTGIPVTVTVGSFSIAKTEVTQKEFADIMGYNPSYHRGPDFPVETVSWWEAVRYCNLRSVREGLAPCYDLSTGECNLAQNGYRLPTDAEWSLADSTETVYTPETVHRYGNIGSSNTKNIPELMQALQKNTTQKPGSFLPNAPGLYDMTGNVWEWCSDFDNPVDNVPIPLHNPQGPSRGTERILRGGSFMSMVNSWSRGFRSSMKPEHKSRFTGFRVCRSIAGKAAAPEFDEISWFESYNRAPEGFAGSLGNLVSLVKDGKGGTIQSVPQWQEKKKPIRARWEKLLGTIDETPPEPSVIPIETFEEEEYTGRLMYLQVESGFREKIYVMIPRKPLVTPTPVVITPYYDVDAPAGKNMGGRSYSPPGVRSFAYLMIQQGCIAVAVRWFGESYGEQYGEAVAELKLRHPGLSGLGKWVWDAGRVIDYIYTMPEADHARIGIIGHSLGGKMALYAAAMDERITAVVASEPGIGLTFTNYDDFWYFGDYIRNIDPSTDQHELLGLIAPRPFLLIGGDDSDTDKSWYYINAAREVYGIYGKPGNIGYYNHRTGHSPTPEAVRLSIEWLNRFLAPDMNR; translated from the coding sequence GTGAGATTCTGTGTTTTCGTTGCATTTCTCATGGTGTTTTCATGTGCCGGCGCCGTGTTGGGCGAAAACGACCGGTTCGTAACGATTTCCGGCGCATCGTATCGTGTTACCGATGGCAGAACCGGTATTCCGGTGACCGTTACGGTCGGTTCGTTCAGTATCGCGAAAACCGAGGTCACGCAAAAAGAATTCGCGGATATCATGGGATACAATCCCTCATATCACCGGGGGCCGGATTTTCCGGTCGAAACGGTGAGCTGGTGGGAAGCTGTCCGGTACTGCAACCTGAGAAGCGTCCGCGAAGGGCTCGCACCCTGTTACGATCTTTCCACGGGGGAATGCAATCTCGCACAAAACGGGTACCGGCTCCCGACCGACGCCGAATGGAGCCTCGCCGACAGCACCGAAACCGTGTATACTCCCGAAACCGTTCACCGCTACGGGAACATCGGTTCCTCCAACACGAAAAACATACCGGAACTCATGCAGGCATTACAGAAGAATACCACACAGAAACCCGGAAGCTTCCTGCCCAACGCCCCGGGGCTGTACGACATGACCGGCAATGTCTGGGAATGGTGCTCCGATTTTGACAATCCTGTCGATAACGTCCCGATCCCCCTCCATAATCCACAGGGTCCCTCACGGGGCACCGAGCGGATACTGCGCGGCGGCTCGTTCATGAGCATGGTCAACAGTTGGAGCAGAGGATTCCGGTCATCGATGAAACCCGAGCATAAAAGCCGTTTCACCGGCTTCAGGGTATGCAGGAGTATCGCGGGAAAGGCCGCAGCGCCGGAATTCGATGAAATTTCCTGGTTCGAGTCCTACAACAGGGCTCCCGAAGGATTCGCCGGTTCTCTGGGAAATCTTGTCTCGCTCGTTAAGGACGGCAAAGGCGGAACCATTCAGTCGGTTCCGCAATGGCAGGAAAAGAAAAAGCCGATCCGCGCCCGATGGGAAAAGCTCTTAGGCACAATCGATGAAACCCCGCCCGAACCGTCGGTCATCCCGATAGAAACATTCGAGGAGGAGGAGTACACCGGCAGGCTCATGTATCTTCAGGTGGAGTCCGGCTTCCGTGAAAAAATCTATGTCATGATTCCCCGCAAACCTCTCGTTACACCGACACCGGTGGTCATCACACCGTATTACGATGTCGATGCGCCTGCCGGAAAGAACATGGGCGGGAGATCGTATTCTCCGCCCGGTGTACGGTCATTTGCATACCTCATGATACAGCAGGGCTGTATCGCGGTCGCCGTACGCTGGTTCGGCGAAAGTTACGGCGAGCAGTACGGGGAGGCGGTCGCAGAGCTGAAACTCCGTCACCCCGGCCTGTCCGGGCTCGGTAAATGGGTCTGGGACGCCGGGCGGGTAATCGATTACATTTATACGATGCCCGAGGCGGATCATGCACGCATCGGCATAATCGGTCATTCGCTCGGCGGGAAGATGGCGCTCTATGCCGCTGCCATGGATGAGCGGATCACCGCGGTTGTTGCCTCCGAGCCGGGAATCGGTTTAACCTTCACCAATTATGATGACTTCTGGTACTTCGGTGATTATATTCGAAATATCGATCCGTCCACCGACCAGCATGAACTGCTCGGCCTGATCGCGCCGCGCCCGTTTTTACTGATCGGCGGGGACGATTCCGACACCGACAAGAGCTGGTATTACATCAACGCCGCCCGCGAGGTGTACGGTATTTACGGAAAGCCGGGGAATATCGGGTATTACAACCATCGAACCGGGCACTCCCCCACTCCCGAGGCTGTGCGGCTGTCGATCGAATGGCTGAACCGATTCCTTGCACCCGATATGAACCGGTAA